Proteins encoded together in one Syntrophobacterales bacterium window:
- a CDS encoding branched-chain amino acid ABC transporter permease — translation MEMMRKERIDRGVRVRTAGLYAISTWREMLYLIGPPLFLIVGMIILPIVLEFAPYWKRVINIVCVYALLALAFDFLANFVGLVCLGGAFFVGIGGYLSAIFNVYFHFPVYLSIPLATIGGAALSTLLLMPALPLRGVYFAIVTLMYPLLATRVIEALNIFGGTNGIIGLDSLPNAYVEHYLIIIATLIFLYGLRRFVNQDMGLVIRGVKDNDQAVRASGISVTRMKAFAVFVSSFMGCFAGAYIAHMYSWAGTSLFALDFSIIPIASVVIGGGGTLLGAVVGSFILVPVSELLRNFGTFRIVIYCVILTGFIVFKSEGIMVYVMRKYHQFERWVKV, via the coding sequence ATGGAGATGATGCGGAAGGAAAGGATTGACAGGGGCGTCCGGGTGAGAACCGCGGGGCTCTATGCGATCTCAACGTGGCGGGAAATGCTCTACTTGATAGGGCCTCCGCTTTTTTTAATAGTCGGGATGATAATCCTTCCCATCGTCCTTGAGTTTGCCCCCTACTGGAAAAGGGTCATCAATATTGTGTGCGTTTATGCGCTGCTTGCCCTTGCTTTTGATTTCCTTGCCAATTTTGTGGGTCTGGTGTGTCTGGGAGGCGCTTTTTTTGTGGGTATCGGCGGTTACCTCTCCGCCATCTTCAATGTTTACTTTCATTTCCCGGTTTATCTTTCCATCCCGCTTGCGACAATCGGCGGGGCTGCCCTTTCCACGCTGCTGCTGATGCCGGCCCTGCCGCTGCGCGGGGTTTACTTTGCAATTGTTACGCTGATGTATCCGCTGCTCGCGACCAGGGTGATCGAGGCATTGAACATCTTTGGCGGGACGAACGGCATCATCGGTCTCGACAGCCTTCCCAATGCATATGTTGAGCACTACCTGATCATCATCGCCACGCTGATCTTCCTCTACGGACTGAGGCGCTTTGTCAATCAGGACATGGGCCTCGTCATCAGGGGGGTCAAGGATAACGATCAGGCGGTGCGGGCCTCGGGCATCAGCGTTACCCGGATGAAGGCCTTTGCCGTATTCGTGTCCTCCTTCATGGGATGCTTTGCCGGGGCATACATCGCACACATGTATTCCTGGGCAGGCACTTCCCTTTTTGCCCTCGACTTTTCGATTATCCCGATTGCTTCGGTGGTGATCGGCGGCGGCGGCACCCTGCTGGGCGCAGTTGTCGGCAGCTTCATTCTGGTGCCGGTATCAGAATTACTGCGTAATTTCGGTACATTCAGGATAGTCATATACTGTGTAATCCTCACCGGATTCATCGTCTTCAAGAGTGAGGGAATAATGGTTTATGTCATGAGAAAATACCACCAGTTTGAAAGGTGGGTAAAGGTATGA
- a CDS encoding ABC transporter ATP-binding protein yields the protein MSDEIILSVQGISKNFGGLKALVDVGFEIKRGEVYGIIGPNGSGKTTLINCITGFIKPDAGRVLFKGKNITKWAPHKIAHIGISRTFQIMRPYYSLPAYKNLIIPLWSPRAKTVGGWRGGGKHGDRDTVAIDILEEIGFERDSRVPYKIASTLPTGYQKRLELARCIAMRPEIIFCDEVFSGLSMSEIAGMLPLIEKMKEEGITLIMVEHRLRELFRVADRVMALNFGEKIAEGESGVVIENKKVKEAYLGKEEV from the coding sequence ATGAGCGACGAAATAATCCTTTCTGTTCAGGGCATAAGCAAGAACTTCGGCGGTCTCAAGGCGCTCGTGGATGTGGGCTTTGAGATTAAACGGGGTGAGGTTTACGGCATTATCGGGCCGAACGGTTCGGGAAAAACCACACTGATTAACTGCATCACCGGTTTTATCAAGCCTGATGCCGGGCGGGTATTGTTCAAAGGAAAAAATATTACCAAGTGGGCGCCCCACAAGATCGCCCACATCGGCATCAGCCGGACGTTTCAGATCATGCGACCCTATTACAGCCTCCCGGCCTACAAGAACCTGATCATTCCCCTCTGGTCGCCGCGCGCCAAGACCGTGGGCGGATGGCGGGGCGGGGGAAAACACGGAGATCGGGATACGGTGGCGATCGATATCCTCGAAGAGATCGGTTTCGAGCGGGATTCGCGGGTTCCTTACAAAATCGCCTCCACGCTGCCAACCGGATATCAAAAGCGGCTGGAGTTGGCGCGGTGCATTGCGATGCGGCCGGAGATCATTTTCTGCGACGAGGTGTTTTCCGGATTGAGCATGAGCGAAATCGCCGGCATGCTCCCCTTGATCGAAAAGATGAAGGAAGAGGGGATTACCCTGATCATGGTTGAGCACCGGCTCCGGGAGTTGTTCCGGGTGGCCGACCGGGTCATGGCCCTGAACTTCGGGGAAAAGATTGCGGAAGGTGAATCGGGCGTTGTTATCGAAAACAAGAAGGTCAAAGAAGCCTATCTTGGCAAAGAAGAGGTATAG
- a CDS encoding ATP-binding cassette domain-containing protein, with translation MLEASGMMIFYENMIALNNVSIDAPDGKIIGIFGSNSAGKSALMYFLSGIILDIKKKEEMRGGERISVYGKLTLNGEDVSHLKPHLRAKKGIVLCPERRRIFPESSVLENLKIGAYLSKKQDTKDNLEYVLNLFPRLKDHLNRQGGFLSGGEQQMLAIGRALMANPTVLLLDEPLLGLSPAYMDIVISGTKAIRDTKGITIIITEQYARPVIPIIDNGYILENGSSVLQGTGAELLDNPDVKSAYFGV, from the coding sequence ATGCTTGAAGCAAGCGGGATGATGATTTTTTATGAAAACATGATTGCCCTTAATAACGTCAGCATTGACGCCCCGGACGGCAAAATCATCGGCATCTTCGGCTCGAACAGCGCCGGCAAAAGCGCGCTGATGTATTTTCTCTCCGGGATCATTCTCGACATCAAGAAAAAAGAGGAGATGCGAGGGGGAGAGCGCATCTCGGTCTATGGGAAATTAACCCTGAACGGGGAGGATGTCTCTCATCTCAAACCGCATCTGCGGGCCAAAAAGGGGATAGTCCTGTGCCCGGAGAGAAGGAGAATATTCCCCGAGAGTTCCGTCCTGGAAAATCTGAAGATCGGCGCGTATCTTTCAAAAAAGCAGGATACGAAAGACAATCTTGAATATGTGCTGAATCTTTTTCCCCGTCTCAAGGATCATCTCAACAGGCAGGGGGGGTTTTTAAGCGGCGGGGAGCAGCAGATGCTGGCCATCGGCAGGGCTCTCATGGCAAATCCCACCGTCCTGCTTTTGGATGAACCACTGCTGGGTTTGAGTCCGGCTTATATGGATATCGTCATCAGCGGGACGAAGGCGATCCGCGATACAAAGGGCATTACCATTATCATTACCGAGCAATACGCCCGTCCGGTTATTCCCATCATCGACAATGGGTACATTCTCGAGAACGGCTCCAGTGTGCTGCAAGGCACAGGCGCGGAACTCCTCGATAATCCGGACGTAAAATCAGCCTATTTTGGTGTTTGA
- a CDS encoding AMP-binding protein has translation MDNFASQLAFSRFYEICRKHPGNTALIYLGKRFSYSLLERMVDQFARGLSALGVKKGDKVMLYISNCPQWIIANYAINKIGAITVPVSPIYTAFEIKYMMLDAGIESVICLDTNFGYVKDVMEGAGLKRVIVTNLVDLVPWWKKMVGHLLDKIPMGAVEKGEKIYFFNDIMKKDWPPPPEVAIDPMQDLSYIMYTGGTTGFPKGVLGNHSGEVSYINDIMEDVASGFIEEGTDVVLMVNPLFHIMAKGFAMAFGLNFGNTVVLMPLPEVDAILSAIEHYKVRCMLGVPALYRMILENDRIDQYDLSSLRYCYCGGDVLPQEVFRTWQEKYGIPLYQVYGSTEIGHVSYSPLDKQPSPTTIGKTLKTRKSIVVDRTTLSPLPVGELGELLVTSLYPIKEYLNKPEETKYSYIEIDGEIYYRTGDYVKRTESGELEFIERTADIIKYKAYRVSASEIEAALQDHPTVMGACVVGVPDPKVGERIKAIVVLKEDAKGIGSSELLRWCHERLAPYKIPQYIEFRDMLPKSKVGKLLRREIRDEEKRKLEKEKKQ, from the coding sequence ATGGATAATTTTGCAAGCCAGTTAGCCTTCTCGCGTTTTTACGAAATCTGCCGGAAGCATCCTGGCAACACTGCCCTTATCTACCTGGGAAAACGATTTTCTTACAGTTTGTTGGAGAGAATGGTCGATCAATTTGCCAGGGGTCTTTCTGCCCTCGGGGTCAAAAAGGGCGATAAGGTGATGCTCTATATATCAAATTGTCCCCAGTGGATAATCGCCAACTACGCCATAAACAAGATCGGGGCGATCACCGTTCCCGTTTCCCCCATTTATACCGCCTTCGAAATCAAATACATGATGCTCGATGCGGGGATAGAATCCGTCATCTGCTTAGATACCAACTTCGGATATGTGAAAGATGTAATGGAAGGGGCCGGGCTGAAGCGCGTCATCGTTACGAACCTGGTCGATCTGGTTCCCTGGTGGAAGAAGATGGTAGGCCATCTGTTAGACAAGATTCCGATGGGCGCCGTGGAAAAAGGGGAAAAGATTTATTTTTTTAACGACATCATGAAGAAGGACTGGCCCCCGCCGCCGGAGGTTGCCATCGATCCGATGCAAGACCTTTCTTATATCATGTACACAGGCGGCACGACGGGATTTCCGAAGGGCGTTCTGGGGAACCACAGCGGCGAGGTTTCGTACATAAATGACATTATGGAGGATGTCGCCAGCGGTTTCATCGAGGAGGGAACAGATGTGGTGCTCATGGTAAACCCCCTCTTTCATATCATGGCCAAGGGGTTTGCCATGGCCTTTGGCCTGAATTTCGGCAATACGGTTGTGCTGATGCCGCTCCCCGAGGTCGATGCGATCCTGTCCGCCATAGAGCATTACAAGGTGCGCTGCATGCTGGGGGTGCCCGCCCTCTACCGCATGATCCTGGAAAATGACAGGATTGATCAATACGATTTAAGTTCCTTGAGGTACTGCTACTGCGGCGGGGATGTCCTGCCCCAGGAAGTCTTTCGGACCTGGCAGGAAAAATACGGCATCCCCCTCTACCAGGTGTACGGTTCAACCGAGATAGGACATGTAAGCTACAGCCCCCTGGACAAACAGCCGTCGCCCACGACCATCGGCAAGACGCTGAAGACCAGGAAATCGATCGTTGTCGATCGGACGACGCTCTCTCCTCTGCCGGTGGGCGAACTTGGTGAATTGCTTGTTACGTCGTTATACCCGATAAAGGAATATTTGAACAAGCCGGAAGAGACAAAGTACTCCTACATCGAGATAGACGGAGAAATCTACTATCGAACGGGCGATTATGTGAAAAGAACCGAGTCCGGGGAACTGGAGTTCATTGAAAGAACCGCGGACATCATCAAATATAAGGCTTACCGGGTTTCGGCCTCGGAGATCGAAGCGGCGCTTCAGGACCATCCGACCGTGATGGGGGCCTGCGTGGTCGGAGTGCCCGATCCGAAGGTGGGCGAACGGATCAAGGCGATCGTGGTTTTGAAGGAAGACGCCAAGGGAATAGGCAGCTCCGAACTTCTCAGGTGGTGCCACGAAAGGCTTGCCCCCTACAAGATTCCGCAATACATTGAGTTTCGGGATATGCTCCCCAAATCCAAGGTCGGCAAGCTGCTCCGGCGGGAAATCCGGGATGAAGAAAAGCGCAAACTCGAGAAGGAGAAAAAGCAGTAA
- the metK gene encoding methionine adenosyltransferase: MQITSESIKIGHPDIVADTIAAHVIATILEQEKEFGMDINNMPHCGIEVFLGKGLCVVGGEVSTRAWIDLDKIVRETVLSIGYNDIAVGLNGSSIGVLNAIIPQSPDINMGTRADSGKYREIGAGDQGIMYGFACDETPELLPLPYVLATKMMRAFEDCGDPIFAPDGKGQVSVEYDDKTCKPLRLAKVLMSNAIDYRFVKGKRELVEKKARKIAFAAMGGYVDKNTEFMFNPTGEWQAINSCSAADSGITGRKLVVQAYGGYPGAQLGGGAVVNKTPEKVDCSAAFGARHVAKNIVAAGLATKCSVQLSYAIGVAQPFSVYIDSFGTAKTGDRRLEEMVDKLFDLTPAGMIGRFDLLNSETYRRIPKTLFMDNYPWEKTDMVKKLQKEARGK; encoded by the coding sequence ATGCAGATAACATCGGAAAGCATCAAGATTGGACATCCGGATATCGTTGCGGATACGATCGCCGCGCACGTCATCGCCACCATCCTTGAGCAGGAAAAAGAATTCGGGATGGACATCAACAATATGCCCCACTGCGGCATCGAGGTCTTCCTCGGCAAGGGGCTTTGCGTCGTCGGCGGGGAGGTCAGCACCAGGGCCTGGATCGACCTTGACAAGATCGTTCGGGAAACCGTTCTCAGCATCGGATACAACGATATCGCCGTCGGCCTGAACGGCAGCTCCATTGGCGTTCTGAACGCCATTATCCCCCAGTCCCCGGACATCAACATGGGCACCCGCGCCGATTCCGGAAAATACAGGGAGATCGGGGCGGGCGATCAGGGAATCATGTACGGATTTGCCTGTGACGAAACGCCGGAGCTGCTCCCGCTGCCTTATGTCCTTGCCACCAAAATGATGAGGGCCTTCGAAGACTGCGGCGATCCCATCTTTGCCCCGGACGGCAAGGGGCAGGTCTCGGTAGAATATGACGACAAAACGTGCAAACCCCTGCGTCTGGCCAAGGTGCTCATGTCGAATGCCATTGACTATCGCTTTGTGAAAGGCAAAAGAGAACTGGTGGAAAAAAAGGCCCGGAAGATCGCCTTTGCTGCCATGGGAGGATATGTGGATAAAAACACCGAATTCATGTTCAATCCTACCGGGGAATGGCAGGCGATAAACTCATGCAGCGCGGCAGACTCCGGAATAACCGGCCGCAAGCTTGTGGTGCAGGCCTATGGCGGGTATCCGGGCGCCCAGCTCGGAGGGGGCGCGGTTGTCAATAAAACTCCGGAAAAGGTGGATTGCTCGGCCGCCTTCGGCGCCCGGCATGTCGCCAAAAACATCGTCGCCGCGGGGTTGGCCACAAAATGCTCCGTGCAGCTCTCCTACGCCATCGGCGTCGCCCAGCCTTTTTCCGTTTACATCGACAGCTTCGGGACGGCCAAAACAGGCGACAGAAGGCTTGAGGAAATGGTGGACAAGCTCTTTGACCTCACCCCGGCCGGGATGATCGGGCGGTTTGATCTTCTCAACAGCGAAACCTACCGCCGGATTCCGAAGACGCTCTTCATGGATAACTATCCGTGGGAGAAAACCGACATGGTCAAGAAACTGCAGAAGGAAGCGCGCGGGAAATAA
- the dctP gene encoding TRAP transporter substrate-binding protein DctP, translating into MEQEKKIVQGRRSFLKKAGAGIAAGAGIAAGIGVGAPFAHAQTTIRWRLASSFPKALDALFRPAEEFAKIVGEMSGGKFTITAHQAGELLPAFGVVDGVQNGTVECCHTAPYYFFGKDETFAMGTAIPFGLNSRQMTAWMFEGNGLKLMREFYKSYNIINFPMGNTGAQMGGWYRKEVKSLKDLKGLKMRTAGIAGTVMQRLGMVTVSMPGGEIYTSLEKGTIDAVEFVGPYDDLKLGFYKVAPNYYYPGWWEGGAATDLYVNAKAFEALPAEYKAIIEAAAARSHVIMQAIYDVKNPEALKKLVAGGAKLHRFSKDIMDAAFKESMALYSELSAKNPRWKKVYDDYSQFRSDSNMWFRFAEAGFDDFMHTQKL; encoded by the coding sequence ATGGAGCAAGAAAAGAAGATTGTTCAGGGAAGACGTTCGTTTTTAAAGAAAGCCGGGGCGGGAATCGCCGCAGGGGCAGGAATCGCCGCAGGGATTGGGGTTGGGGCGCCGTTTGCCCATGCGCAGACGACAATCCGCTGGCGCCTTGCGTCGAGTTTCCCGAAGGCGCTGGATGCCCTCTTTCGACCGGCTGAGGAGTTTGCCAAGATAGTCGGCGAGATGTCCGGCGGGAAGTTTACGATAACCGCCCATCAGGCCGGGGAGCTGCTTCCCGCCTTTGGCGTTGTTGACGGCGTGCAGAACGGGACGGTGGAATGTTGCCACACCGCTCCCTACTATTTTTTCGGCAAGGATGAAACATTTGCCATGGGCACCGCGATTCCCTTTGGCCTGAACTCCCGCCAGATGACCGCCTGGATGTTTGAGGGCAACGGCCTGAAGCTGATGCGGGAATTTTACAAAAGCTACAACATCATCAACTTCCCGATGGGCAACACCGGGGCGCAGATGGGCGGATGGTACCGTAAGGAAGTAAAATCGCTAAAGGATTTGAAGGGTTTGAAGATGAGAACGGCAGGCATTGCCGGCACCGTTATGCAGCGGCTGGGCATGGTGACCGTGAGCATGCCCGGAGGCGAGATTTACACATCCCTGGAAAAGGGCACTATCGACGCTGTCGAGTTTGTCGGGCCCTATGACGACCTGAAACTCGGTTTTTACAAGGTGGCGCCCAATTATTACTATCCCGGCTGGTGGGAAGGCGGGGCGGCGACGGATTTGTACGTCAATGCGAAGGCGTTTGAGGCGCTTCCGGCGGAGTACAAGGCGATAATCGAAGCGGCCGCAGCACGTTCGCATGTGATAATGCAGGCCATATACGATGTAAAGAATCCGGAGGCCCTGAAAAAACTGGTGGCCGGCGGCGCCAAGCTGCACCGTTTCTCGAAAGATATCATGGATGCCGCGTTCAAGGAGTCGATGGCCCTCTACAGCGAGCTTTCCGCCAAGAACCCCCGCTGGAAGAAGGTTTACGATGATTACAGCCAGTTCCGATCGGACTCGAACATGTGGTTCCGGTTCGCCGAAGCCGGGTTCGACGATTTCATGCATACCCAGAAACTGTAG
- a CDS encoding TRAP transporter large permease subunit, protein MEFIANNFVPLLFVGLFCFLLTGFPVAFSLAATGLAFGFIGIQAGLFHNSLFQALPLRIFGIVQNETMLAIPFFTFMGLILERSGMAEDLLETIGQLFGPLRGGLALATIFVGALLAATTGVMAAAVISMGLISLPIMLRYGYNNSVTAGVITASGTLAQIIPPSLVLIVMADQLGCSVGDMYAGAMVPGLLLVGLFMLFIIVLAIVRPKWVPALPKEARIYREENGASGYISLLVVFGIAISAAFVWSHFHDALINPLIDRTDKAPSDEIITLSVTVAAAVAFIIAIANKALHLHLLSKLSERVVFVLLPPLVLIFLVLGTIFIGVATPTEGGAMGASGAMIMAFSRRKLDFTLFKQALENTTILSCFVMFILIGATVFSFTFNAADGHLWVENIFAQLPGGRLSFLIAVNILVFILGCFIDFFEIAFIVIPLLVGVATKLDINLVWFGILIGMNLQTSFLSPPFGFALFYLRSVAPREDYLDRITGKTVKAMTTPQIYKGSVLFIALQVIMVILVISFPQLVTGRLDTNKAINLDTIKLEAEQGEYGQEQGAATLEFPSPEQAEGPGTSMAPESGAGGQKEEDDPMAAVLRALEKDKVKK, encoded by the coding sequence ATGGAATTCATCGCCAATAATTTTGTTCCGCTGCTGTTCGTCGGCCTTTTTTGCTTTCTGCTGACCGGTTTTCCCGTCGCCTTCAGCCTCGCGGCCACCGGCCTTGCCTTCGGGTTCATCGGGATACAGGCCGGGCTATTTCATAATTCCCTGTTCCAGGCGCTGCCGCTCCGAATCTTCGGAATCGTCCAGAATGAAACCATGCTGGCGATTCCCTTTTTCACCTTTATGGGGCTGATCCTCGAGAGGAGCGGCATGGCCGAGGATCTGCTGGAAACGATCGGCCAGTTGTTCGGCCCGCTGCGGGGCGGCCTCGCTTTGGCGACGATCTTCGTCGGCGCCCTGCTGGCTGCGACCACCGGCGTCATGGCGGCAGCCGTCATCTCGATGGGCCTGATCTCGCTGCCGATTATGCTTCGCTATGGCTACAACAACAGCGTTACCGCCGGAGTGATCACCGCTTCCGGCACGCTGGCGCAGATCATTCCTCCCTCCCTGGTCTTGATCGTCATGGCTGACCAACTGGGATGTTCCGTCGGCGATATGTACGCCGGCGCAATGGTCCCAGGGTTGCTGCTGGTGGGCCTGTTCATGCTTTTCATCATTGTGCTTGCCATCGTCCGCCCGAAGTGGGTGCCGGCCCTGCCCAAGGAGGCGCGCATCTACCGGGAAGAAAACGGCGCCAGCGGTTACATATCCCTGCTGGTTGTCTTCGGCATCGCGATTTCCGCGGCGTTTGTCTGGAGCCACTTTCACGATGCCCTAATCAATCCGCTTATCGACCGCACAGACAAGGCGCCTTCCGACGAAATAATCACCCTTTCCGTGACAGTAGCCGCCGCGGTGGCTTTTATAATAGCAATCGCCAATAAAGCGCTGCATCTGCATCTGCTGTCCAAACTTTCGGAACGCGTCGTTTTTGTGCTGCTTCCCCCTTTGGTGCTGATCTTCCTGGTTCTCGGCACCATCTTCATCGGCGTCGCCACGCCGACCGAGGGGGGGGCCATGGGCGCCTCCGGCGCCATGATCATGGCCTTTTCCCGCCGGAAGCTCGATTTTACGCTTTTCAAACAGGCGCTGGAAAACACGACGATTCTTTCCTGTTTTGTCATGTTTATCCTGATCGGGGCCACGGTGTTCAGTTTTACCTTCAACGCGGCGGACGGCCATCTCTGGGTTGAAAATATCTTTGCCCAACTTCCGGGCGGCAGGCTGAGTTTTCTGATCGCAGTGAACATCCTGGTCTTTATCCTGGGCTGTTTCATCGATTTTTTCGAGATCGCGTTCATCGTCATCCCGCTTCTGGTCGGGGTAGCCACCAAACTGGACATCAACCTGGTATGGTTCGGCATCCTGATCGGGATGAACCTGCAGACATCCTTTCTGTCGCCTCCCTTCGGCTTTGCCCTTTTCTATCTCCGCAGCGTCGCCCCGCGCGAGGACTATCTCGACCGGATAACGGGCAAGACGGTTAAGGCCATGACAACGCCCCAGATTTACAAGGGCTCCGTTTTATTCATCGCCCTGCAGGTGATTATGGTGATCTTGGTGATCTCCTTCCCCCAGCTCGTAACCGGAAGACTCGACACGAATAAGGCGATCAATCTCGACACCATAAAGCTCGAAGCCGAGCAGGGGGAATACGGGCAGGAGCAAGGCGCAGCAACCCTGGAGTTCCCTTCGCCGGAACAGGCAGAAGGCCCGGGAACATCCATGGCGCCGGAGAGCGGCGCCGGCGGGCAGAAGGAAGAGGATGATCCCATGGCGGCGGTCCTGCGCGCACTGGAAAAGGACAAGGTGAAGAAATAA
- a CDS encoding TRAP transporter small permease subunit — protein sequence MTVLLKISGLIDGLSRRIGQVIIWFILASVLLSTGNALARKLFRIGSNAFTEMQWYLYGAVFLLGAGYAFLKNAHVRIDFISSHLSPRARSVIDILGIIIFLAPLCFLLISISWPLFVNAWESGEMSSNAGGLIRWPVYLLLPVGLTLLLLQSFSELVKRIAFLKGMIPDPLSHKIENEDCAETHSDPSRSEVC from the coding sequence ATGACGGTGCTTCTCAAAATATCCGGGCTCATCGATGGCTTGAGCAGGCGAATCGGTCAGGTTATTATCTGGTTTATTCTGGCTTCGGTGCTTTTAAGCACCGGCAACGCCCTGGCGCGCAAGTTGTTCCGCATAGGCTCCAACGCCTTCACGGAAATGCAATGGTATCTTTACGGAGCGGTGTTCCTGCTGGGCGCCGGCTACGCCTTCCTCAAAAATGCTCACGTGCGGATCGACTTTATTTCGTCGCATCTCTCACCGCGGGCCCGCTCAGTTATTGACATCCTCGGCATCATCATTTTTCTTGCGCCCCTTTGCTTTCTGTTAATCAGTATTTCCTGGCCCCTGTTTGTCAACGCCTGGGAAAGTGGAGAAATGTCTTCCAACGCCGGAGGGCTTATTCGCTGGCCGGTTTATCTGCTGTTGCCGGTCGGCCTGACCCTGCTGCTGTTACAGAGCTTTTCAGAGCTGGTAAAACGGATCGCTTTTTTGAAAGGGATGATTCCTGATCCGCTCTCCCATAAGATCGAAAACGAGGATTGCGCTGAAACACACTCTGATCCCAGTCGATCGGAGGTATGCTGA
- a CDS encoding flavodoxin domain-containing protein — translation MKKVLIVYYSRTGKTEQMAEHIAEGVRISGSEAELKKVSEIKNEKDLAGYDAYILGCPTYHRTMPNNFETFLFLAQKAGLQGKVGGAFGSYTHSGDAPKMIFDTMEFVYKMKVTNLGSFNMLEHIVGTQEGLKSCHDYGKAIGEQLAG, via the coding sequence ATGAAAAAGGTTTTGATTGTGTATTACAGCAGAACAGGCAAGACCGAACAGATGGCCGAGCATATTGCCGAGGGGGTTAGAATTTCCGGAAGCGAAGCCGAGCTCAAAAAGGTTTCCGAAATCAAAAATGAAAAAGATTTAGCCGGATATGATGCCTATATCCTCGGTTGCCCGACTTACCATCGGACGATGCCCAATAATTTCGAAACATTTTTGTTTCTTGCCCAGAAGGCGGGGCTGCAGGGGAAAGTTGGCGGCGCCTTCGGTTCCTACACCCACAGCGGCGATGCCCCGAAGATGATTTTCGACACGATGGAGTTTGTTTACAAGATGAAGGTTACGAATCTTGGTTCCTTCAATATGCTGGAACATATCGTGGGGACGCAGGAGGGACTCAAATCCTGCCATGACTATGGCAAGGCAATCGGGGAGCAGCTCGCGGGCTGA
- a CDS encoding desulfoferrodoxin: MAKQLEVYKCKICGNIVEVLHGAAGVLICCGQPMELQTENTADSTKEKHVPLIEKIDGGYKVTVGSTLHPMEEKHYIQWIELIADGKAYRQFLKPGDAPTAVFNLSAAAVTAREYCNIHGLWKS; the protein is encoded by the coding sequence ATGGCAAAACAGCTTGAGGTTTACAAGTGTAAGATTTGTGGAAACATTGTTGAGGTGCTGCACGGCGCCGCCGGCGTCTTGATCTGCTGCGGTCAGCCGATGGAGCTGCAGACGGAAAACACCGCCGATTCCACGAAGGAAAAACATGTTCCGCTGATTGAGAAGATCGACGGGGGGTACAAGGTAACCGTGGGTTCGACGCTCCATCCGATGGAGGAGAAGCACTATATCCAGTGGATCGAGCTGATTGCCGACGGTAAGGCCTATCGGCAGTTTTTAAAGCCCGGAGACGCGCCCACCGCGGTTTTCAATCTTTCCGCGGCAGCCGTGACGGCGCGGGAGTACTGCAATATTCATGGGCTGTGGAAGTCCTGA
- a CDS encoding sensor domain-containing diguanylate cyclase, protein MKIAHSLYESSEILLLQLVDACPDAIIGVNNKGIVIIFNPAAASMTSHAVEDVLGKLHITGLYGDIKIAKAVKTAIYSKKFGGKNRLIGYETEILNSAGKHIPIRLSAALLVENGKEVGSVGFFHDLTSKRKLEEKLRTLSITDGLTGLYNQRHFYASLSFELSRAIRHKRDLSVIGFDLDNFKQCNDNFGHLEGDNVLRLVGDILHATTRQADLSFRYGGDEFFVLLPETNCEQALTVAQKIRSSFNERWPFDFKEENAGKFRVTLSMGAIQRTDETDPLELIHKVDILLYAAKKSGGNSVLAHPKKIMTSG, encoded by the coding sequence ATGAAAATCGCTCACTCGCTTTATGAATCCTCGGAAATCCTTCTTCTCCAACTGGTCGATGCCTGCCCCGATGCCATTATCGGCGTCAACAACAAAGGAATCGTCATCATCTTCAACCCGGCAGCCGCGTCCATGACCAGCCATGCCGTTGAAGACGTCCTCGGCAAACTGCATATAACCGGATTATACGGGGATATCAAAATTGCCAAGGCGGTAAAAACGGCCATTTACTCGAAAAAGTTCGGGGGAAAAAACCGCCTGATTGGATATGAAACCGAAATACTCAACAGCGCAGGAAAACACATACCGATCAGGCTTTCCGCTGCCCTGCTTGTTGAGAACGGCAAGGAAGTGGGCAGCGTCGGTTTTTTTCACGATCTGACCAGCAAGAGAAAACTCGAAGAAAAGTTGAGAACCCTTTCCATTACCGACGGGCTGACCGGCCTTTACAATCAGCGCCATTTTTACGCATCCTTGTCCTTTGAGTTGTCAAGGGCCATACGCCACAAGCGTGATTTGAGCGTTATCGGCTTTGACCTCGACAACTTCAAACAATGCAACGACAATTTTGGTCATCTTGAAGGGGACAACGTCCTGCGCCTGGTTGGGGATATCCTCCATGCAACTACGAGACAGGCTGATCTTTCCTTCCGGTATGGTGGAGACGAGTTTTTTGTCCTGCTGCCGGAAACGAACTGTGAACAGGCCTTGACAGTGGCTCAGAAGATACGCAGTTCCTTCAACGAACGCTGGCCCTTTGATTTCAAGGAGGAAAATGCAGGAAAATTTCGCGTTACCTTGAGCATGGGGGCGATTCAGCGCACAGACGAAACAGACCCGCTTGAATTAATTCATAAAGTTGATATACTGCTCTACGCAGCAAAAAAATCAGGAGGGAACAGTGTTTTGGCTCATCCGAAAAAAATAATGACTTCCGGATAA